One Paraburkholderia agricolaris genomic region harbors:
- a CDS encoding septation protein A — protein sequence MKFLFDLFPIILFFVTFKIWGIFTATAVAIVATLVQIAWVAFRHRKVDPMLWVSLGVVTVFGGATLVLHNDTFIKWKPTVLYWAFSVALIVSQLAFNKNLIEAMMGKQITLPHAIWGKLNIVWAIFFVLLGLVNLFVAYNYTTDQWVNFKLFGATGCLVVFIVGQSLWLSKYMKEE from the coding sequence ATGAAATTCCTGTTCGATCTGTTCCCGATCATCCTGTTTTTCGTCACCTTCAAGATATGGGGCATTTTCACGGCGACGGCAGTGGCGATCGTTGCCACGCTGGTGCAGATCGCGTGGGTGGCCTTCCGCCACCGCAAGGTCGATCCGATGCTGTGGGTGAGCCTGGGCGTCGTCACCGTATTCGGCGGCGCCACGCTCGTGCTGCACAACGACACCTTTATCAAATGGAAGCCGACCGTGCTGTACTGGGCGTTTTCGGTCGCGCTGATCGTCTCGCAACTGGCCTTCAACAAGAACCTGATCGAAGCGATGATGGGCAAGCAGATCACGCTGCCGCACGCGATCTGGGGCAAGCTGAATATCGTCTGGGCGATTTTCTTCGTGCTGCTGGGCCTGGTGAATCTGTTCGTCGCGTACAACTACACGACCGACCAGTGGGTCAATTTCAAGCTGTTCGGCGCAACTGGATGCCTGGTGGTATTCATCGTCGGACAGAGTTTGTGGCTGTCGAAGTACATGAAGGAAGAATGA
- the msrB gene encoding peptide-methionine (R)-S-oxide reductase MsrB codes for MNKPDDLNTGAPAVQKDDAEWRKQLSDVEYQVTRHAATERPFTGRYHDHWDRGIYDCVCCGTPLFESDTKFDAGCGWPSYFKPINGEVIAEKTDRSHGMLRIEVQCKNCGAHLGHVFEDGPAPTGLRYCINSAALQFEPK; via the coding sequence ATGAACAAACCCGACGACCTCAACACCGGCGCCCCCGCGGTGCAGAAAGACGACGCCGAATGGCGCAAACAGCTCTCCGACGTCGAATATCAGGTGACGCGCCACGCGGCCACCGAGCGCCCCTTTACCGGCCGCTATCACGATCACTGGGACCGCGGCATCTATGATTGCGTCTGCTGCGGCACGCCGCTGTTCGAATCGGACACCAAGTTCGACGCCGGTTGCGGCTGGCCGAGCTACTTCAAGCCGATCAACGGCGAGGTGATTGCCGAAAAAACCGACCGCTCGCACGGCATGCTGCGCATCGAAGTGCAGTGCAAGAACTGCGGCGCGCACCTCGGTCACGTGTTCGAAGACGGACCGGCGCCGACCGGTCTGCGTTACTGCATCAATTCGGCTGCGTTACAATTCGAGCCCAAGTAA
- a CDS encoding HipA domain-containing protein, whose translation MAARTLVAYANGWRVGVVSDDSGIWSFTYDEDWLGREDAFALSPAFPLHAGPFVDGSSQRPVQWFFDNLLPEEEMRTALAREAKVNASDAWGLLAYYGRESAGALTLLAEGEREASAGLQPLSYAELEARIQAMPERALSTTAPKRMSAAGAQQKLLLSLQGDAPNYELSEPVGNEPSMHLLKPDMRSTGYPHSAINEFFCMRLAQAMGVCVPPTHFMRVPSACYVIDRFDRDMAAEPVRRLHTVDAMQLLNYDRHFKYQNATAQILRDAIETTGTRAKARLDVFRWAVFNVLIGNADSHLKNLSFFVNARGYMLAPFYDLVSTVVYHTPTYQPNQRDRWPHCDLTMPVGEATQFVDISRKNMLAFGEALGLQSKGSEKLLDEMLAIVDARVADTRRAIDEIAQPNAGEVRLLDSIAAMPLAEMSRALRN comes from the coding sequence ATGGCAGCTAGAACGCTCGTCGCCTACGCAAATGGCTGGCGCGTCGGTGTCGTGAGTGATGACAGCGGTATCTGGTCATTTACCTACGATGAGGACTGGCTGGGCCGCGAAGACGCATTCGCGCTTTCACCCGCTTTTCCTCTACACGCCGGGCCTTTCGTCGACGGGTCGAGCCAGAGGCCGGTGCAATGGTTCTTCGACAATCTTTTGCCTGAAGAGGAAATGCGCACGGCGCTTGCTCGTGAAGCCAAAGTCAATGCGAGCGATGCGTGGGGGCTGCTTGCATACTACGGACGGGAGTCGGCAGGAGCCTTGACGCTTCTCGCCGAGGGCGAGCGCGAGGCATCCGCCGGTTTGCAGCCCTTGTCGTACGCGGAACTGGAGGCTCGCATTCAGGCCATGCCGGAGCGTGCACTCAGCACGACCGCACCCAAACGCATGTCCGCGGCGGGTGCCCAACAAAAACTGCTGCTGTCCTTGCAGGGTGACGCGCCGAATTACGAGCTTTCTGAACCCGTGGGGAATGAGCCGTCCATGCATCTGCTCAAGCCTGACATGCGAAGCACAGGCTATCCGCATTCGGCGATCAACGAATTTTTCTGCATGCGCCTGGCGCAAGCGATGGGCGTGTGCGTGCCGCCTACGCATTTCATGCGCGTGCCCTCGGCCTGCTATGTTATCGACCGTTTCGATCGCGATATGGCGGCAGAGCCGGTTCGACGCCTGCATACGGTCGACGCAATGCAATTGTTGAACTACGATCGCCATTTCAAATATCAGAACGCGACGGCACAGATACTCAGGGATGCTATCGAAACAACCGGCACACGGGCAAAGGCACGTCTTGATGTGTTTCGATGGGCGGTCTTCAACGTGTTAATCGGCAACGCCGATTCCCACCTCAAAAACCTCTCGTTTTTCGTCAATGCTCGAGGCTACATGCTGGCGCCGTTTTACGATCTGGTCAGCACGGTCGTCTACCATACGCCGACCTACCAGCCGAATCAGCGGGACCGTTGGCCGCACTGCGACCTGACCATGCCTGTTGGAGAGGCCACCCAGTTTGTGGACATTTCCAGAAAGAACATGCTGGCATTCGGCGAAGCGCTTGGCCTTCAGTCAAAAGGCTCGGAAAAATTGCTCGATGAGATGCTCGCTATCGTCGACGCCAGGGTAGCGGACACCCGGCGCGCGATCGACGAGATTGCGCAGCCCAATGCCGGCGAAGTCCGGCTGCTCGACTCGATTGCTGCAATGCCGCTCGCGGAGATGAGCAGAGCTTTGCGAAACTGA
- a CDS encoding protein adenylyltransferase SelO: MSFSPSIAGLSEPLSALSNALTASPESAFARLGSVFLTRLPAAPLSAPYVVGFSEETAALLGLEPGLQNDPGFAELFSGNATREWPAEALPYASVYSGHQFGVWAGQLGDGRALGLGEVEHDGQRFELQLKGAGRTPYSRMGDGRAVLRSSIREYLCSEAMHHLGIPTTRALCVIGSDQPVRREEVETAAVVTRVAPSFVRFGHFEHFYSNDRVDALRALADHVIDRFHPHCRETGDPYLALLNEAVLSTADLMVEWQAVGFCHGVMNTDNMSILGLTIDYGPFGFMDGFDAGYICNHSDSQGRYAYKMQPQIAYWNLFCLAQGLLPLLGEQHEESVRGDKAIEDAQRVLGGFKERFAPALEKRMRAKLGLETERDGDDTLVNRLFEVMHANRADFTLTFRNLARISRHDASGDAPVRDLFLDRAAFDAWVNDYRARLSHETRDDTARAIAMNRVNPKFVLRNHLAETAIRRAKEKDFSEVERLAAVLRRPFDEQPENEAYAGLPPDWASSLEVSCSS; this comes from the coding sequence ATGTCGTTTTCCCCAAGCATTGCAGGGTTATCCGAGCCTTTATCGGCTCTTTCCAACGCACTTACCGCCTCGCCCGAAAGCGCGTTCGCGCGCCTCGGCAGCGTGTTTCTGACACGGCTGCCGGCGGCGCCGCTCAGCGCACCGTACGTGGTTGGGTTCTCCGAAGAAACCGCTGCGTTGCTCGGTTTAGAGCCCGGGCTCCAGAATGATCCGGGCTTTGCCGAACTGTTCTCCGGCAACGCCACACGCGAATGGCCCGCCGAAGCGCTGCCGTATGCATCGGTGTATTCGGGGCATCAGTTCGGCGTATGGGCCGGCCAGCTCGGCGACGGCCGCGCGCTCGGTCTCGGCGAAGTCGAACACGACGGCCAGCGCTTCGAGCTGCAGCTCAAAGGCGCGGGCCGCACGCCCTATTCGCGCATGGGCGACGGCCGCGCCGTACTGCGTTCGTCGATCCGCGAATATCTGTGTTCGGAAGCGATGCATCACCTCGGCATTCCTACTACGCGCGCGCTGTGCGTGATCGGTTCCGACCAGCCGGTGCGCCGCGAAGAAGTCGAAACCGCCGCAGTCGTCACGCGCGTGGCGCCGAGTTTCGTACGCTTCGGGCACTTCGAACATTTCTATTCGAACGATCGCGTCGACGCACTGCGCGCCCTCGCCGACCATGTGATCGATCGCTTCCATCCGCATTGCCGCGAGACCGGCGATCCGTATCTCGCACTGCTGAACGAAGCGGTGCTGTCCACGGCCGATCTGATGGTCGAATGGCAAGCCGTCGGTTTCTGCCACGGCGTGATGAATACCGACAACATGTCGATCCTCGGTCTCACGATCGACTACGGCCCGTTCGGCTTCATGGACGGCTTCGACGCCGGCTACATCTGCAATCACTCGGATTCGCAAGGCCGTTACGCGTACAAGATGCAGCCGCAGATCGCGTACTGGAACCTCTTCTGCCTCGCGCAAGGCCTGTTGCCACTATTGGGTGAGCAGCATGAGGAGAGCGTGCGTGGCGACAAGGCGATCGAAGACGCGCAACGCGTGCTCGGCGGTTTCAAGGAACGTTTCGCGCCGGCGCTGGAAAAACGCATGCGCGCCAAGCTAGGCCTGGAAACCGAACGCGACGGCGACGACACGTTAGTCAACCGTCTGTTCGAAGTGATGCACGCCAACCGCGCGGATTTCACGCTGACGTTCCGCAATCTGGCGCGTATTTCCCGGCACGACGCAAGCGGCGACGCGCCTGTGCGCGATCTGTTCCTTGACCGCGCCGCGTTCGACGCGTGGGTGAACGACTACCGCGCGCGCCTGTCCCACGAAACACGCGACGACACCGCGCGCGCCATTGCAATGAACCGTGTGAACCCCAAATTCGTACTTCGCAATCATCTGGCGGAAACGGCGATCCGCCGGGCGAAAGAGAAGGATTTCTCCGAAGTGGAACGTTTGGCCGCCGTGCTGCGCCGGCCGTTCGACGAGCAACCGGAAAACGAAGCGTATGCGGGGCTGCCGCCTGATTGGGCCAGCTCGCTGGAAGTGAGCTGCTCTTCGTGA
- a CDS encoding helix-turn-helix domain-containing protein, which produces MRQSEVYISGMTELGDLVRASRLAQGLTRDDVAIATGLSPKFITHIEAGKPTAQIGKVLHLLGELGITLRAQVSVDIPPALAAKAPKRRRAAHGS; this is translated from the coding sequence ATGCGTCAGTCTGAGGTTTACATCAGCGGCATGACGGAGTTGGGCGATCTTGTGCGGGCATCAAGGCTCGCACAAGGGCTGACGCGCGACGACGTCGCCATCGCCACCGGCCTGTCTCCAAAATTCATTACACACATCGAGGCGGGTAAGCCGACCGCCCAGATCGGCAAGGTGCTCCACCTTCTTGGCGAACTGGGCATAACGCTGCGCGCGCAGGTTTCCGTCGATATTCCTCCGGCCCTGGCCGCCAAGGCCCCCAAGCGCAGACGAGCGGCTCATGGCAGCTAG
- a CDS encoding peptidylprolyl isomerase — protein MTLKKTHLWVLLAAFAAAPAFAQNIAVVNGTPIPKSRADALVDQLVHQGQQNTPQLQMAVREELVNREILMQEALRRGLPNRPDIKAQIAVAQQTVVLRALIEDFVKNNTPTDAEVTARYNALVKDAGGKEYHLHHILVDNEQQAKDLIAKIKGGASFEDLAKQYSKDPGSGKNGGDLDWSDPKAYVPEFADAATHLQKGQMTDTPVHTQFGWHIIRVDDIRDVTPPPLEQVRPQIVQQIQQEKLQAFEEGLRKNAKIQ, from the coding sequence ATGACCTTGAAGAAAACCCACCTTTGGGTATTGCTGGCTGCCTTTGCGGCCGCACCTGCATTTGCACAGAACATCGCTGTCGTGAACGGCACGCCGATTCCGAAATCGCGCGCCGACGCGCTGGTCGATCAACTGGTTCATCAAGGCCAGCAAAACACGCCGCAACTGCAAATGGCCGTGCGCGAAGAACTGGTGAACCGTGAAATCCTGATGCAGGAAGCGCTGCGCCGCGGCCTGCCGAATCGGCCGGACATCAAGGCACAAATCGCCGTCGCGCAACAAACCGTCGTGCTGCGCGCGCTGATCGAAGACTTCGTGAAGAACAACACGCCGACCGACGCCGAAGTCACGGCGCGCTACAACGCGCTGGTCAAGGACGCGGGCGGCAAGGAATACCACCTGCACCACATCCTCGTGGACAACGAACAGCAAGCCAAGGATCTGATCGCCAAGATCAAGGGCGGCGCGAGCTTCGAAGACCTCGCCAAGCAATACTCGAAGGACCCGGGATCGGGCAAGAATGGCGGCGACCTGGACTGGTCGGACCCGAAGGCCTACGTGCCTGAATTCGCGGACGCGGCCACGCATCTGCAGAAGGGCCAGATGACCGACACGCCGGTGCATACGCAATTCGGCTGGCACATCATCCGTGTCGACGACATCCGCGATGTCACGCCGCCGCCGCTCGAACAGGTGCGTCCGCAGATCGTGCAGCAGATCCAGCAGGAAAAGCTGCAGGCGTTCGAAGAAGGTCTGCGTAAGAACGCGAAGATCCAGTAA
- a CDS encoding BolA family protein, giving the protein MTSDVFMHATTAERAALIEARLTAALAPVASIQITDDSAQHAGHAGASAGGHFTVTIVAAAFAGKARVARHRMVYDALADAMQRGIHALAITAYTPEEFALLPR; this is encoded by the coding sequence ATGACGAGCGATGTGTTCATGCACGCCACCACCGCCGAGCGCGCCGCGCTGATCGAGGCGCGCCTCACCGCGGCGCTCGCGCCGGTCGCCTCGATCCAGATCACGGACGACAGCGCGCAGCACGCAGGCCATGCCGGCGCGTCTGCCGGCGGTCATTTTACTGTCACGATCGTGGCCGCCGCATTTGCCGGTAAGGCCCGCGTGGCGCGGCATCGCATGGTGTATGATGCGCTGGCCGATGCCATGCAGCGCGGCATTCACGCCCTTGCAATCACGGCGTATACGCCCGAAGAATTCGCTTTGTTGCCCCGCTAG
- a CDS encoding 3-(methylthio)propionyl-CoA ligase has protein sequence MTTPLLGQMMDVPLTVSSLLAHAARHFGDTEIVSRRIEGDVHRYTYRDCEKRAKQLAQALIVLGVEPGERVATLAWNGYRHLEAYYGTAGFGAVCHTINPRLFPDQIAYIVNHADDAYVLFDTTFAPLVDALAPQCPKVRGWIALADEAHLPKMQTPVLSYETLLDAQNGHYDWPAIDERQASYLCYTSGTTGNPKGALYSHRSTVLHAFGAALPDAMSLSARDSVLPVVPMFHVNAWGIPHSAPLTGAKLVFPGKDLDGKSLYELMESERVTYSAGVPTVWLGLLNYLREAKVRFSSLNRTVIGGSACPPAMLRTFEDEYGVQVIHAWGMTEMSPLGTLSKLTWEQSQRPLEEQRKLLEKQGHVLYGVDMKIVGEDGRDLPWDGVAFGDLHVRGPWVIDRYFRKDDSPLVDGWFPTGDVATIDRDSFLHITDRSKDVIKSGGEWISSIDIENVAIAHPAVAEAACIACAHPKWTERPLLVIVKRAGFEVTREELLAFYDGKVAKWWIPDDVVFVDELPHTATGKLQKLKLRDIFRSHVLPSALEDEKDCPLTPLARGNPA, from the coding sequence ATGACGACGCCGCTGCTTGGCCAGATGATGGACGTGCCGCTCACCGTGTCCTCGTTGCTCGCGCATGCCGCGCGGCATTTCGGCGACACCGAGATCGTGTCGCGACGCATCGAAGGCGACGTGCATCGCTATACCTATCGCGACTGTGAAAAGCGCGCGAAGCAGTTGGCGCAGGCGCTGATCGTGCTCGGCGTCGAGCCCGGCGAGCGGGTGGCCACGCTGGCCTGGAACGGCTACCGGCATCTGGAAGCGTATTACGGCACGGCCGGCTTCGGCGCAGTCTGCCACACGATCAACCCGCGCCTCTTTCCCGATCAGATCGCCTACATCGTCAACCACGCCGACGACGCCTACGTGCTGTTCGACACCACGTTCGCACCGCTCGTCGATGCGCTCGCGCCGCAGTGCCCCAAAGTGCGCGGCTGGATCGCGCTGGCCGACGAAGCGCATCTGCCGAAGATGCAAACGCCGGTGCTGAGCTACGAAACCTTGCTGGACGCTCAGAATGGCCACTACGACTGGCCGGCCATCGACGAACGTCAGGCGTCTTATCTCTGCTATACCTCCGGCACCACCGGCAATCCGAAAGGCGCGCTGTATTCGCATCGTTCGACGGTGCTGCATGCGTTCGGCGCGGCGCTGCCCGATGCGATGAGCCTGTCCGCGCGCGACTCCGTGCTGCCGGTCGTGCCGATGTTTCATGTGAACGCCTGGGGCATTCCGCATTCCGCGCCGCTGACCGGCGCCAAGCTGGTTTTCCCCGGTAAGGATCTCGACGGCAAGTCGCTGTATGAATTGATGGAAAGCGAACGCGTCACCTATTCGGCCGGCGTGCCGACCGTGTGGCTCGGCTTGCTCAACTATCTGCGCGAGGCGAAGGTGCGCTTCTCCTCGCTCAATCGCACGGTGATCGGCGGCTCGGCCTGTCCGCCCGCCATGCTGCGGACCTTCGAGGACGAGTACGGCGTGCAGGTGATCCATGCATGGGGCATGACGGAAATGTCCCCGCTCGGCACCCTGTCGAAACTGACGTGGGAACAGAGTCAGCGTCCGCTGGAAGAGCAGCGCAAACTGCTCGAAAAGCAGGGCCATGTGCTGTATGGCGTCGATATGAAGATCGTCGGCGAAGACGGGCGCGATCTGCCGTGGGACGGCGTGGCGTTCGGCGATCTGCACGTGCGCGGTCCGTGGGTGATCGACCGGTATTTCCGCAAGGACGATTCGCCGCTGGTGGACGGCTGGTTCCCCACCGGCGACGTCGCCACCATCGACCGCGACAGCTTCCTGCACATCACGGATCGCTCGAAAGATGTGATCAAGTCCGGCGGTGAGTGGATCAGTTCGATCGACATCGAGAACGTCGCGATCGCGCATCCGGCGGTGGCCGAAGCCGCGTGCATCGCCTGCGCGCATCCGAAATGGACCGAGCGGCCGCTGCTGGTGATCGTCAAGCGGGCGGGTTTCGAGGTGACACGTGAAGAACTGCTTGCGTTCTACGACGGCAAGGTCGCGAAATGGTGGATTCCCGACGACGTCGTTTTCGTCGACGAGTTGCCGCACACGGCCACCGGCAAGCTGCAAAAACTCAAGCTGCGCGACATTTTCCGTAGCCACGTACTGCCGTCCGCGCTCGAAGACGAAAAGGATTGCCCGCTGACTCCGCTTGCCAGGGGAAACCCCGCCTAA